One genomic region from Planctomycetia bacterium encodes:
- a CDS encoding alpha/beta hydrolase family protein, with product MRFALATVLNLFLMSALLATDKSTGQVVFTPQEDQSNIPEAYRLDAHEFPYEMNLKKSFDKEGYQLFEVRFPSAVTTKFPENNTVHCQWYKPLGNGPFPTAVVLDILGGDQSLARVQSAYLVRKGIACLFVQMAYYGPRRPANSKVRLLMPDVDHSLAAVRQTVLDIRRASAWLASRPEVDKQRLGVIGTSLGSFMGTLTAEMEPRFKKVAIVLGGGGVVDAFYDHPKGAAIRLLWESLGGTKEKLKNLIAVADPITCAANLKDRQVIMIAASKDEIVPPSACKKMWEALGQPKIVWYDAGHYTAVYFIYDALQHVIAHFKN from the coding sequence ATGCGATTTGCCCTGGCGACGGTTCTGAATCTGTTTCTGATGTCGGCATTATTAGCCACGGACAAAAGCACCGGACAAGTCGTGTTTACTCCACAGGAAGATCAATCCAACATCCCCGAAGCATATCGCCTGGATGCCCATGAATTTCCCTACGAGATGAACCTGAAGAAATCCTTCGACAAGGAAGGCTATCAGCTGTTCGAAGTCCGTTTCCCCTCCGCGGTAACCACGAAGTTTCCTGAAAACAATACCGTCCATTGCCAGTGGTACAAGCCTCTGGGCAATGGCCCGTTTCCCACCGCCGTGGTTCTCGATATTCTGGGAGGCGATCAGTCACTGGCACGGGTTCAGTCAGCCTATCTGGTTCGCAAGGGAATCGCCTGCCTGTTCGTGCAGATGGCCTACTACGGTCCTCGTCGGCCTGCTAACAGCAAAGTGCGTCTGCTGATGCCTGACGTTGATCACTCGCTGGCTGCAGTCCGCCAGACAGTGCTCGATATTCGACGTGCAAGCGCCTGGCTCGCCAGCCGACCTGAAGTGGATAAGCAAAGGCTCGGCGTCATCGGCACGTCGCTTGGTTCCTTCATGGGGACATTGACAGCAGAAATGGAACCACGCTTCAAGAAGGTAGCCATCGTGCTGGGTGGCGGAGGCGTCGTCGATGCCTTCTACGATCACCCTAAAGGTGCAGCCATCCGCCTGCTCTGGGAATCGCTGGGTGGCACCAAGGAAAAGCTGAAAAACCTGATTGCTGTAGCTGACCCGATCACCTGTGCAGCAAATCTGAAGGATCGGCAAGTCATCATGATTGCAGCCAGCAAGGACGAAATTGTTCCACCCTCAGCCTGCAAGAAGATGTGGGAAGCCTTGGGGCAACCCAAAATTGTCTGGTACGACGCCGGCCATTACACCGCGGTCTACTTCATTTATGATGCATTACAGCATGTGATCGCCCACTTCAAAAACTGA